A genomic region of Papaver somniferum cultivar HN1 chromosome 7, ASM357369v1, whole genome shotgun sequence contains the following coding sequences:
- the LOC113298342 gene encoding protein FAR1-RELATED SEQUENCE 4-like isoform X1, which yields MSIDLERRPGEELNNGIHEHESSACVRTRDSTDGELYSVDKVDVNANVNMNYCVNDSASAIASEGNENVHLDPREGMEFESHEEAFSFYKEYARREGFGVSKRNSRRSRISKKFIDAKFACCRYGTKQASDRVSRPRPTAKIDCKAAMHVKRKVDGAWYVYSFVKEHNHELSRDHAHFFRCHRDTNPNKDKIRTTPTVGVRLNEVCPSLPASFHGFQNDNCFVQGIKNDLGNGPWLALEVGDAQALNEFFLHMQEENPNFFYALDLNRNQNLRNVFWVDAKGRHDYIDFSDVISFDSIYATNGYKVPIAPFIGVNHHGHFILFGCAILADMNKSSFVWLFKTWLRAMGGQAPKVIVTEQGNSMSEAVEEVFPNSRHCYCLWDITRKIPDKLTHVIKRDENFMVKFNKCIYKSWTKVDFERRWWKMVNRFELREDCWIQSLYEDRQKWVPIYLNDTFLAGMSTSQRSESINFFFDRYVTKVTTLKEFVEQYEVALHDRCEKEAHADFESRQTVLPLKSPSPYEKQMSSIYTREIFKKFQYEVMGAHACHPVKETEDDETVSFRVTDLERQQEFRVVWNGTKLVVSCSCLSFGLRGFLCRHAMIVLQFSGVFSIPTSYILKRWTKDAKNRHILNQISNPVESRGQRYNDLCRRAIRLAEEGSLSLESYNVALLVLEEGINKCVAENDSLSSAGKPRLLTAYDLQNTADKEADSIRRKVGSKRIQSRTEKTNRKRPNEKINIGVDENVASVGMSETLQVMGQQESRTTMVDSYYGTQGSLQAMGQWGSKAPVVNTNSCYATQDNLQEMGQWESRAPIGSYYGTQCNLLPMGPPGTRPPNTDTFYTTPDNLRGMRNK from the exons ATGAGTATTGATCTTGAGCGTCGCCCGGGTGAAGAACTCAACAATGGAATTCATGAGCATGAATCAAGTGCGTGTGTACGCACCAGAGACAGCACAGATGGTGAACTGTATAGTGTGGATAAGGTTGATGTGAATGCAAACGTGAATATGAACTATTGTGTTAATGATTCTGCCAGTGCTATTGCCAGTGAAGGTAATGAAAATGTACATTTAGATCCTCGAGAAGGAATGGAATTTGAGTCTCACGAAGAAGCTTTTTCGTTTTACAAAGAATACGCGAGACGTGAAGGGTTTGGTGTTTCTAAAAGAAATAGCCGTCGCTCGAGGATATCTAAAAAATTTATTGATGCGAAATTTGCTTGTTGTAGATATGGGACTAAGCAAGCGAGTGATAGAGTTAGCAGACCAAGACCTACAGCAAAAATAGATTGCAAGGCCGCTATGCATGTGAAACGAAAGGTTGATGGAGCATggtatgtgtattcttttgttaAAGAGCATAATCATGAGCTGTCACGAGACCATGCACACTTTTTCCGATGTCACCGAGATACAAATCCAAACAAGGATAAGATTCGCACAACTCCTACTGTAGGAGTACGACTAAACGAGGTCTGTCCTTCACTACCAGCAAGTTTTCATGGGTTTCAAAATGATAATTGTTTCGTGCAAGGCATTAAAAATGATTTAGGTAACGGGCCGTGGTTAGCTTTAGAAGTAGGAGATGCACAAGCTTTGAATGAGTTTTTCTTGCATATGCAGGAAGAGAATCCCAACTTCTTCTATGCCTTGGATTTGAATAGAAATCAAAATTTGAGAAATGTATTTTGGGTCGATGCTAAGGGTAGACATGATTACATCGACTTTTCtgatgttatttcttttgatagtatATATGCTACAAATGGATATAAAGTGCCCATAGCTCCTTTCATAGGAGTGAATCACCACGGTCACTTTATATTGTTTGGATGTGCAATACTTGCAGATAtgaataaatcatcatttgttTGGCTATTTAAGACATGGCTTAGAGCAATGGGGGGACAAGCGCCAAAAGTAATAGTTACCGAGCAAGGTAATTCCATGAGTGAAGCTGTTGAAGAAGTTTTCCCAAATTCAAGACACTGTTACTGTCTGTGGGATATAACGAGAAAGATCCCTGATAAACTCACTCATGTGATAAAGCGTGATGAAAATTTCATGGTGAAATTTAATAAGTGCATCTACAAGTCATGGACGAAGGTGGATTTCGAAAGAAGATGGTGGAAGATGGTTAATAGGTTTGAGCTAAGAGAGGATTGTTGGATTCAGTCGTTGTATGAAGACCGCCAAAAGTGGGTGCCAATATATTTAAATGATACATTTTTGGCTGGGATGTCGACATCACAGCGAAGTGAAAGTATAAATTTTTTCTTTGATAGGTATGTTACAAAGGTTACGACATTGAAAGAGTTTGTAGAACAATATGAAGTGGCTCTGCATGACAGGTGTGAAAAGGAAGCTCATGCAGATTTTGAATCTCGGCAAACAGTCCTCCCTTTAAAGTCCCCATCACCTTATGAAAAGCAGATGTCATCTATCTATACAAGAGAAATATTTAAGAAGTTCCAATACGAGGTTATGGGAGCACATGCTTGCCACCCTGTAAAGGAAACAGAGGATGATGAAACTGTAAGTTTTAGGGTTACAGATTTGGAGCGCCAGCAAGAGTTTAGAGTAGTGTGGAATGGAACAAAAttagttgtttcatgttcatgtctTTCATTTGGACTCAGAGGCTTCCTTTGTAGGCATGCAATGATAGTTCTCCAATTTTCTGGTGTGTTCAGTATCCCAACCAGCTATATATTGAAGAGATGGACAAAAGATGCAAAAAACAGGCATATCTTAAACCAAATATCTAATCCAGTAGAATCTAGGGGGCAACGCTACAATGATCTTTGTAGAAGAGCTATAAGACTAGCAGAGGAAGGGTCGTTATCGCTAGAGAGCTATAATGTTGCATTATTGGTACTAGAGGAAGGAATTAACAAATGTGTAGCTGAGAATGACTCTCTTAGTAGTGCTGGAAAACCCAGATTATTGACAGCATATGACCTTCAAAATACTGCTGATAAAGAAGCTGACAGCATCAGGAGAAAAGTGGGATCTAAGAGGATCCAGTCTAGAACTGAGAAGACAAACAGAAAGAGACCAAACGAGAAAATAAAT ATAGGGGTGGATGAAAATGTTGCTAGTGTTGGAATGTCAGAGACTTTACAAGTGATG GGACAGCAAGAGTCCAGAACAACAATGGTTGATAGTTACTATGGCACCCAAGGGAGCTTGCAAGCGATG GGACAGTGGGGTTCTAAAGCGCCGGTTGTCAATACTAACAGCTGTTACGCCACTCAAGATAACTTGCAAGAGATG GGACAGTGGGAGTCGAGAGCACCAATTGGTAGTTACTATGGTACTCAATGCAACTTGCTACCAATG GGACCTCCGGGGACAAGGCCACCAAACACCGATACATTCTACACCACGCCAGACAACTTAAGAGGAATG AGGAACAAGTGA
- the LOC113292957 gene encoding uncharacterized protein LOC113292957 translates to MACNISNGFTDWDLHNFGVLNSDSNNSIMSSSSSSSMVMEDSSSFLSTGYLEDAVMEWSNYCKKQRLLFYNSSDYDAHQIFHCSKQQSVNMDYGDNGAMCFQNLMCSSSTPENNLMAENKIKVQDDKPLSSNSSLGNDILNESTKGQIKSMKSEQLDRREMISPLSTSYMDSVTKDLEDKHSSSSRPKRTAGNRGKKVAYPFNVVKPGGIEGDVTLSDINNRLLMRPTRPIKHPVGDMACLPVCVSTGGPGLSGKAVVAFTRIHTQGRGTVTIIRTKG, encoded by the exons ATGGCATGCAATATTAGTAATGGTTTTACAGATTGGGATCTGCATAATTTTGGAGTTTTAAACTCAGACAGTAATAAcagcatcatgtcttcttcatcttcttcttcaatgg TAATGGAGGATTCTTCTAGTTTTCTATCCACTGGATATCTTGAAGATGCTGTCATGGAATGGAGTAATTACTGTAAAAAACAAAGACTACTGTTTTACAACTCCAGTGATTATGATGCACATCAAATATTTCACTGTTCTAAG CAACAGAGTGTCAACATGGACTATGGAGATAATGGGGCAATGTGTTTTCAGAATTTGATGTGCTCAAGCTCAACTCCTGAAAATAATTTGATGgctgaaaacaaaattaaagttCAAG ATGATAAACCATTGAGTTCAAACTCCTCCCTGGGAAATGACATCCTCAACGAAAGTACCAAAGGTCAAATAAAGTCAATGAAGAGTGAACAACTTGATCGTCGGGAAATGATTTCTCCGCTATCCACTTCGTACATGGATTCAGTGACTAAAGATCTAGAAGACAAGCACTCATCTTCCTCCCGTCCAA AGAGGACTGCTGGTAATAGGGGAAAGAAAGTGGCTTATCCATTTAACGTGGTTAAACCAGGAGGAATAGAAGGGGATGTAACATTAAGCGACATAAATAACAGGCTACTTATGCGACCGACAAGGCCTATTAAGCACCCAGTTGGTGACATGGCGTGCCTCCCAGTGTGTGTCTCGACCGGTGGGCCTGGTCTTTCTGGTAAGGCTGTGGTAGCTTTCACCAGAATTCACACACAAGGGAGAGGAACTGTGACCATTATAAGAACAAAAGGCTGA
- the LOC113298342 gene encoding protein FAR1-RELATED SEQUENCE 4-like isoform X2: MSIDLERRPGEELNNGIHEHESSACVRTRDSTDGELYSVDKVDVNANVNMNYCVNDSASAIASEGNENVHLDPREGMEFESHEEAFSFYKEYARREGFGVSKRNSRRSRISKKFIDAKFACCRYGTKQASDRVSRPRPTAKIDCKAAMHVKRKVDGAWYVYSFVKEHNHELSRDHAHFFRCHRDTNPNKDKIRTTPTVGVRLNEVCPSLPASFHGFQNDNCFVQGIKNDLGNGPWLALEVGDAQALNEFFLHMQEENPNFFYALDLNRNQNLRNVFWVDAKGRHDYIDFSDVISFDSIYATNGYKVPIAPFIGVNHHGHFILFGCAILADMNKSSFVWLFKTWLRAMGGQAPKVIVTEQGNSMSEAVEEVFPNSRHCYCLWDITRKIPDKLTHVIKRDENFMVKFNKCIYKSWTKVDFERRWWKMVNRFELREDCWIQSLYEDRQKWVPIYLNDTFLAGMSTSQRSESINFFFDRYVTKVTTLKEFVEQYEVALHDRCEKEAHADFESRQTVLPLKSPSPYEKQMSSIYTREIFKKFQYEVMGAHACHPVKETEDDETVSFRVTDLERQQEFRVVWNGTKLVVSCSCLSFGLRGFLCRHAMIVLQFSGVFSIPTSYILKRWTKDAKNRHILNQISNPVESRGQRYNDLCRRAIRLAEEGSLSLESYNVALLVLEEGINKCVAENDSLSSAGKPRLLTAYDLQNTADKEADSIRRKVGSKRIQSRTEKTNRKRPNEKINIGVDENVASVGMSETLQVMGQQESRTTMVDSYYGTQGSLQAMGQWGSKAPVVNTNSCYATQDNLQEMGQWESRAPIGSYYGTSGDKATKHRYILHHARQLKRNEEQVITWRKI; this comes from the exons ATGAGTATTGATCTTGAGCGTCGCCCGGGTGAAGAACTCAACAATGGAATTCATGAGCATGAATCAAGTGCGTGTGTACGCACCAGAGACAGCACAGATGGTGAACTGTATAGTGTGGATAAGGTTGATGTGAATGCAAACGTGAATATGAACTATTGTGTTAATGATTCTGCCAGTGCTATTGCCAGTGAAGGTAATGAAAATGTACATTTAGATCCTCGAGAAGGAATGGAATTTGAGTCTCACGAAGAAGCTTTTTCGTTTTACAAAGAATACGCGAGACGTGAAGGGTTTGGTGTTTCTAAAAGAAATAGCCGTCGCTCGAGGATATCTAAAAAATTTATTGATGCGAAATTTGCTTGTTGTAGATATGGGACTAAGCAAGCGAGTGATAGAGTTAGCAGACCAAGACCTACAGCAAAAATAGATTGCAAGGCCGCTATGCATGTGAAACGAAAGGTTGATGGAGCATggtatgtgtattcttttgttaAAGAGCATAATCATGAGCTGTCACGAGACCATGCACACTTTTTCCGATGTCACCGAGATACAAATCCAAACAAGGATAAGATTCGCACAACTCCTACTGTAGGAGTACGACTAAACGAGGTCTGTCCTTCACTACCAGCAAGTTTTCATGGGTTTCAAAATGATAATTGTTTCGTGCAAGGCATTAAAAATGATTTAGGTAACGGGCCGTGGTTAGCTTTAGAAGTAGGAGATGCACAAGCTTTGAATGAGTTTTTCTTGCATATGCAGGAAGAGAATCCCAACTTCTTCTATGCCTTGGATTTGAATAGAAATCAAAATTTGAGAAATGTATTTTGGGTCGATGCTAAGGGTAGACATGATTACATCGACTTTTCtgatgttatttcttttgatagtatATATGCTACAAATGGATATAAAGTGCCCATAGCTCCTTTCATAGGAGTGAATCACCACGGTCACTTTATATTGTTTGGATGTGCAATACTTGCAGATAtgaataaatcatcatttgttTGGCTATTTAAGACATGGCTTAGAGCAATGGGGGGACAAGCGCCAAAAGTAATAGTTACCGAGCAAGGTAATTCCATGAGTGAAGCTGTTGAAGAAGTTTTCCCAAATTCAAGACACTGTTACTGTCTGTGGGATATAACGAGAAAGATCCCTGATAAACTCACTCATGTGATAAAGCGTGATGAAAATTTCATGGTGAAATTTAATAAGTGCATCTACAAGTCATGGACGAAGGTGGATTTCGAAAGAAGATGGTGGAAGATGGTTAATAGGTTTGAGCTAAGAGAGGATTGTTGGATTCAGTCGTTGTATGAAGACCGCCAAAAGTGGGTGCCAATATATTTAAATGATACATTTTTGGCTGGGATGTCGACATCACAGCGAAGTGAAAGTATAAATTTTTTCTTTGATAGGTATGTTACAAAGGTTACGACATTGAAAGAGTTTGTAGAACAATATGAAGTGGCTCTGCATGACAGGTGTGAAAAGGAAGCTCATGCAGATTTTGAATCTCGGCAAACAGTCCTCCCTTTAAAGTCCCCATCACCTTATGAAAAGCAGATGTCATCTATCTATACAAGAGAAATATTTAAGAAGTTCCAATACGAGGTTATGGGAGCACATGCTTGCCACCCTGTAAAGGAAACAGAGGATGATGAAACTGTAAGTTTTAGGGTTACAGATTTGGAGCGCCAGCAAGAGTTTAGAGTAGTGTGGAATGGAACAAAAttagttgtttcatgttcatgtctTTCATTTGGACTCAGAGGCTTCCTTTGTAGGCATGCAATGATAGTTCTCCAATTTTCTGGTGTGTTCAGTATCCCAACCAGCTATATATTGAAGAGATGGACAAAAGATGCAAAAAACAGGCATATCTTAAACCAAATATCTAATCCAGTAGAATCTAGGGGGCAACGCTACAATGATCTTTGTAGAAGAGCTATAAGACTAGCAGAGGAAGGGTCGTTATCGCTAGAGAGCTATAATGTTGCATTATTGGTACTAGAGGAAGGAATTAACAAATGTGTAGCTGAGAATGACTCTCTTAGTAGTGCTGGAAAACCCAGATTATTGACAGCATATGACCTTCAAAATACTGCTGATAAAGAAGCTGACAGCATCAGGAGAAAAGTGGGATCTAAGAGGATCCAGTCTAGAACTGAGAAGACAAACAGAAAGAGACCAAACGAGAAAATAAAT ATAGGGGTGGATGAAAATGTTGCTAGTGTTGGAATGTCAGAGACTTTACAAGTGATG GGACAGCAAGAGTCCAGAACAACAATGGTTGATAGTTACTATGGCACCCAAGGGAGCTTGCAAGCGATG GGACAGTGGGGTTCTAAAGCGCCGGTTGTCAATACTAACAGCTGTTACGCCACTCAAGATAACTTGCAAGAGATG GGACAGTGGGAGTCGAGAGCACCAATTGGTAGTTACTATG GGACCTCCGGGGACAAGGCCACCAAACACCGATACATTCTACACCACGCCAGACAACTTAAGAGGAATG AGGAACAAGTGATCACTTGGAGGAAAATCTAA